In the genome of Triticum urartu cultivar G1812 chromosome 5, Tu2.1, whole genome shotgun sequence, one region contains:
- the LOC125555497 gene encoding E3 ubiquitin-protein ligase EL5-like, translating to MPGSAVLLIGAFVTALLGVSLSTVVLCSNRRQAHRASPSQRSFVNLELGLGRPPCGINEAVLAAYPTTVYSSSARRRGEGQSQMAAAAASADGDQRPEETDTNTTCAVCLAQYADGDELRWLPGCRHTFHRLCVDEWLRRRPSCPLCRT from the coding sequence ATGCCCGGCTCCGCTGTGTTGCTGATCGGCGCCTTCGTGACCGCGCTTCTCGGCGTCTCCCTCTCCACCGTCGTCCTCTGCTCCAACCGGCGCCAGGCGCACCGCGCGTCGCCGTCACAGCGCAGCTTCGTCAACCTCGAGCTCGGCCTGGGGCGACCGCCGTGCGGGATCAACGAGGCCGTCCTGGCCGCGTACCCGACCACGGTGTACTCGTCGTCTGCGAGGCGACGGGGCGAAGGACAGAGCCAGATGGCTGCTGCCGCCGCGTCGGCCGATGGTGACCAGCGGCCCGAGGAGACGGACACGAACACGACATGCGCGGTGTGCCTGGCGCAGTACGCAGACGGCGACGAGCTCCGGTGGTTGCCGGGGTGCCGGCACACGTTCCACCGGCTGTGCGTCGACGAATGGCTGCGGCGGCGGCCGAGCTGCCCGCTCTGCCGCACGTAG